One stretch of Brevibacillus laterosporus DNA includes these proteins:
- a CDS encoding DUF4080 domain-containing protein, whose protein sequence is MKILLATLNAKFIHSSLALRYLRSYTKPHFPNIELVEYTINDVLINIVGDIHKRQPDIIAFSCYIWNIRETLDVINNVKKLCPNVPIILGGPEVSYDTDEWMNKYPAIDVIVMGEGEETFLELCQAYERAKQTGEAPLLKEVPGIAYRDGERVRFSMQRVQTKDLNHLPSPFEEDLDELNNRVVYFEASRGCPFRCQYCLSSIENGVRYFELDRVKRDLKRLIDHGVKTVKFVDRTFNINKQYAMEIFQFLIDNHNGTIFQFEITADILKPDVVDFLAENAPPGIFRFEIGVQSTNDETNRLVQRRQNFEKLSYTVLKIKESGKIDQHLDLIAGLPEEDYASFRKTFNEVFALRPEELQLGFLKMLRGTGVRARAAEHGYIYMDQSPYEILGNNVLSFDDMQRIKRTEDILEKYWNAHRMDDAFEWILAQHFETPFDFFQEFGDYWEEQGWGRFGHQLEDLFIRLQRFLEYKLPNKTNHSLSMLKFDYLLHQKYRPRKIWWEDMVNKTELQAIYQDVANRRADLRADFALHAETEKEYAKHTTVAHVSFNVEHYIKTGEMLEGNFALVMYYPFVEGESNAFTCVPVPQTVA, encoded by the coding sequence ATGAAAATCTTACTTGCAACACTTAACGCCAAATTTATTCATTCTTCATTGGCCTTGAGGTATTTGCGTAGCTATACAAAGCCTCATTTTCCAAATATCGAATTAGTGGAATATACGATTAATGATGTGCTGATTAATATTGTTGGAGATATTCATAAACGTCAGCCTGATATCATCGCCTTTTCCTGTTATATCTGGAATATTCGCGAGACACTGGACGTAATTAATAATGTAAAAAAACTTTGTCCAAATGTGCCGATTATTTTAGGAGGACCTGAGGTTTCCTACGATACAGATGAGTGGATGAACAAATACCCCGCTATTGATGTGATTGTAATGGGCGAAGGTGAAGAAACATTCCTAGAGTTATGCCAAGCATATGAGCGTGCAAAACAAACAGGTGAAGCCCCTCTATTAAAAGAAGTACCTGGTATTGCTTATCGGGATGGAGAACGTGTCCGTTTTTCCATGCAACGGGTGCAAACCAAAGATTTGAACCACTTGCCATCTCCATTTGAAGAGGATTTAGATGAACTGAACAATCGCGTCGTTTATTTTGAAGCGTCTCGTGGCTGTCCATTTCGTTGTCAGTACTGTTTGTCATCTATCGAGAATGGGGTTCGTTATTTTGAATTAGATCGAGTGAAACGTGATTTGAAGCGTTTGATTGATCATGGCGTTAAAACAGTTAAATTTGTTGATCGGACATTTAATATTAATAAGCAGTATGCAATGGAAATCTTTCAATTTTTAATTGATAACCATAATGGAACTATTTTTCAATTTGAGATAACGGCTGATATCTTAAAGCCTGATGTTGTTGATTTTTTGGCAGAGAATGCACCACCAGGTATTTTCCGCTTTGAAATTGGGGTTCAATCGACAAATGACGAAACGAATCGTCTCGTACAACGCCGACAAAACTTTGAAAAATTAAGTTATACCGTGCTGAAAATCAAAGAATCTGGTAAAATTGATCAGCACTTAGACTTAATCGCAGGATTACCGGAGGAAGATTATGCATCCTTCCGCAAGACGTTTAACGAGGTATTTGCTTTGCGTCCGGAAGAGTTGCAATTAGGCTTTTTGAAAATGTTGCGAGGTACAGGTGTAAGGGCACGTGCTGCGGAACATGGATACATTTATATGGATCAGTCGCCATACGAAATCCTTGGAAATAACGTACTTTCATTTGATGATATGCAACGAATCAAGCGTACGGAGGATATCCTGGAAAAATATTGGAATGCTCATCGAATGGATGATGCATTTGAATGGATTTTGGCTCAGCATTTCGAAACGCCATTTGATTTCTTCCAAGAGTTTGGGGATTATTGGGAAGAGCAGGGCTGGGGGCGTTTTGGACATCAGTTAGAAGATTTATTTATTCGACTCCAACGTTTTCTTGAATATAAACTTCCTAATAAAACAAACCATTCTTTAAGTATGTTAAAATTTGATTACTTATTACATCAGAAATATCGCCCACGAAAAATTTGGTGGGAAGATATGGTCAACAAGACGGAATTACAAGCGATTTATCAGGATGTAGCGAATAGACGTGCTGACTTACGAGCAGATTTTGCTTTACATGCAGAAACGGAAAAAGAGTATGCCAAACATACTACGGTAGCGCATGTCTCATTTAATGTGGAACACTATATAAAAACGGGTGAAATGCTTGAAGGTAATTTTGCTTTGGTGATGTATTATCCGTTTGTAGAAGGGGAATCAAATGCTTTCACCTGTGTCCCTGTACCACAAACAGTTGCCTAA
- the sspI gene encoding small acid-soluble spore protein SspI produces the protein MNINALNLRQAIMYKMQGSSPASVEETINDAIQSRMEKTLPGLGVLFEVLWQNSPTDLQQQMVSTISEHIPAETASPV, from the coding sequence ATGAACATCAATGCATTAAATCTACGTCAAGCAATTATGTATAAAATGCAAGGCTCTAGCCCCGCATCTGTCGAAGAAACGATCAATGATGCTATCCAAAGTCGTATGGAAAAAACGCTACCTGGACTTGGTGTATTATTTGAGGTGCTTTGGCAAAACAGCCCTACAGACCTGCAACAACAAATGGTCTCTACCATTTCTGAGCACATTCCAGCTGAAACGGCCTCTCCTGTGTAA
- a CDS encoding pirin family protein — translation MIKIFPSASRFQANHGWLKSQFSFSFAEYYDPENMNFGPMRVLNDDTIQAGYGFGTHPHKEMEIVTIMLEGVLRHKDSTGNEEDLKPGEIQRMSAGTGIMHSEYNGSTTEEAKLLQLWFEPEQYGLTPSYEQFAYDQKAMINALLPVVSANSQEHHVAHVHQDMTIYLSRLEAGKSISFSQHTSRRTFLFIMEGQLQVNGQVLECRDSARITDLDKVELVAGQDSYFMLIDLP, via the coding sequence ATGATAAAAATTTTTCCGTCAGCGTCTCGTTTCCAAGCTAATCACGGCTGGTTGAAATCCCAATTTAGTTTTTCCTTTGCGGAATATTATGATCCTGAAAATATGAATTTTGGCCCTATGCGAGTATTAAATGATGATACCATTCAAGCTGGATATGGTTTTGGAACCCATCCTCATAAAGAGATGGAGATTGTTACCATTATGCTGGAGGGTGTATTGCGCCACAAGGACAGTACGGGTAATGAAGAGGACCTGAAACCAGGTGAGATTCAACGCATGTCTGCTGGTACTGGTATTATGCACTCCGAGTATAATGGCTCCACTACAGAAGAAGCTAAGCTACTTCAATTATGGTTTGAACCGGAGCAGTATGGTTTGACGCCATCTTATGAACAGTTTGCGTACGATCAGAAAGCGATGATTAATGCTTTATTACCTGTCGTATCAGCTAATTCACAGGAACATCATGTCGCACATGTGCATCAAGATATGACCATTTATTTGTCTCGTTTAGAAGCGGGTAAGAGCATCTCCTTCTCTCAACATACGAGCAGACGGACGTTCTTGTTCATCATGGAGGGGCAATTACAAGTTAATGGACAAGTATTAGAATGCCGCGACTCAGCTCGAATTACGGATTTGGATAAAGTAGAGCTTGTAGCAGGACAAGACAGCTACTTTATGCTGATTGATTTGCCGTAA
- a CDS encoding 2-isopropylmalate synthase, which yields MRTIEIFDTTLRDGEQSPGVNLSMNEKVEIALQLERLGVSRMEAGFAAASPGDLRSVAEVAKRVKNATVVSLARAVTGDIDKAYEALRDAQNPCIHVFLATSPIHREHKLNMSKEQVIERAVAAIKHAKKYISNVQFSAEDAGRTEIPYLAEVVRAAIEAGANVINLPDTVGYMTPQEYGNIFREMIVRVPETASIKLSCHCHDDLGMAVANSLAAIEAGVTQVEGTINGIGERAGNTSLEEVVMALETRKSFYQVQTKWQLKEIARTSQLVSRLTGMIVPGNKAIVGANAYAHESGIHQDGVLKHTETYEIIRPETVGYKSNLLVLGKHSGRHAFKDKLAELGYHLEADRIDTAFQAFKVLCDKKKEVSDDDILALIDAKMTDSEEMYQLDSIQLAYGNQSTPTASVRIFRADGEVREEAACGNGSVDSIYKAIDRAIGEEVTLIDYKIISVTHGKDALGEVYVRLQQGDEISQGRGLSTDVMEASAIAYVRAINKLIQTRGEVLDAQPV from the coding sequence ATGCGTACTATCGAGATTTTTGATACCACATTGCGCGATGGAGAACAATCTCCAGGAGTGAATTTGAGCATGAATGAAAAGGTGGAGATCGCGCTCCAACTCGAACGTTTGGGTGTTTCACGAATGGAGGCTGGCTTTGCCGCTGCCTCCCCCGGTGATCTTCGGTCCGTTGCAGAAGTGGCTAAGCGAGTAAAAAATGCAACGGTAGTCAGTCTAGCCAGAGCTGTGACAGGGGATATCGATAAAGCTTATGAGGCGTTGCGTGATGCCCAAAATCCATGTATACACGTATTTCTAGCCACGTCTCCGATTCACCGCGAGCATAAATTAAACATGTCGAAAGAACAAGTGATCGAGCGAGCGGTGGCAGCGATAAAACATGCGAAAAAGTACATCTCCAACGTACAGTTCTCCGCTGAAGATGCAGGTCGTACGGAGATTCCTTATTTGGCAGAAGTAGTGAGGGCTGCTATTGAGGCTGGGGCCAACGTCATTAACCTGCCTGACACAGTTGGCTATATGACACCGCAGGAATACGGCAACATTTTTCGCGAAATGATTGTTCGTGTCCCTGAAACAGCGAGTATTAAACTAAGCTGTCACTGTCATGACGATTTGGGAATGGCGGTTGCCAACAGCTTGGCGGCGATTGAAGCAGGAGTAACTCAAGTGGAAGGTACCATCAATGGAATCGGTGAACGAGCAGGTAATACGTCTCTGGAAGAAGTAGTGATGGCACTGGAAACACGTAAAAGCTTCTATCAAGTTCAAACCAAATGGCAGTTGAAAGAGATTGCACGTACTAGCCAATTAGTCAGCCGTCTAACAGGAATGATTGTACCTGGGAACAAGGCAATCGTAGGTGCTAACGCGTATGCACATGAATCAGGCATACATCAAGATGGCGTATTAAAACATACCGAAACCTACGAAATTATCCGCCCAGAAACAGTGGGCTACAAGTCTAATCTATTGGTACTAGGCAAACATTCGGGTCGACATGCCTTTAAGGATAAGCTGGCAGAGCTTGGCTATCATTTGGAAGCAGATCGAATTGATACGGCTTTCCAAGCTTTCAAAGTGCTATGTGATAAGAAGAAAGAAGTAAGTGACGACGATATCCTAGCGCTGATCGATGCAAAAATGACCGATAGCGAAGAGATGTATCAGCTTGATTCCATTCAACTAGCATATGGCAATCAAAGCACTCCTACAGCTAGTGTACGCATTTTTCGTGCTGATGGTGAAGTACGTGAAGAAGCCGCTTGTGGCAATGGTTCGGTCGATTCTATTTACAAAGCTATCGATCGAGCTATCGGTGAAGAGGTTACATTAATCGATTATAAGATTATCTCGGTTACGCACGGAAAAGATGCTCTAGGAGAAGTATATGTTCGTTTGCAACAGGGGGACGAGATTTCTCAAGGACGAGGACTAAGCACCGACGTTATGGAAGCAAGTGCAATCGCCTATGTACGAGCGATCAACAAGTTAATTCAAACACGTGGAGAAGTACTGGACGCGCAGCCTGTATAA
- a CDS encoding TrkA family potassium uptake protein — MSKQFAVIGMGRFGSSVAHALYEMGYEVMGIDEDEERINENIQNVTHSVAADSTDEMALREIGIRNFDVVVVSIGADIQASILTVLILKEMGVKKIVAKAQNERHGQVLYKVGADRVVFPERDMGIRVAHNLISANVLDFIELAEDYSVAEVVVSHSMVGQSLRDIDVRAKYGVNVIAIKSNQSFNISPGPDIVLQHDDVLVVIGHNMDLKEFEEKA, encoded by the coding sequence ATGTCAAAACAATTTGCCGTTATTGGAATGGGACGCTTTGGTTCGAGTGTTGCCCATGCTTTATATGAAATGGGTTATGAAGTAATGGGAATCGATGAAGATGAAGAGCGAATTAATGAAAATATCCAGAATGTGACACATTCGGTTGCTGCTGATTCTACTGATGAGATGGCTCTACGTGAGATTGGTATCCGTAACTTTGACGTTGTAGTTGTATCCATTGGTGCTGATATTCAGGCCAGCATTTTAACCGTTCTGATCCTTAAGGAAATGGGCGTAAAAAAAATTGTAGCCAAAGCACAAAATGAGCGTCATGGGCAAGTTCTCTATAAAGTGGGAGCTGACCGAGTGGTTTTCCCAGAACGTGATATGGGGATACGAGTTGCCCATAATTTAATTTCAGCCAATGTACTAGATTTTATCGAGCTTGCCGAGGATTATAGTGTGGCTGAGGTCGTAGTATCTCATTCGATGGTTGGACAATCGTTACGTGATATTGATGTTCGTGCTAAATATGGGGTTAACGTTATTGCTATTAAGAGTAATCAATCGTTTAACATTTCGCCAGGACCAGACATTGTCTTGCAACATGATGATGTATTGGTTGTGATTGGTCATAATATGGATCTGAAAGAATTTGAGGAGAAGGCATAA
- the leuB gene encoding 3-isopropylmalate dehydrogenase: MTKTFKVAVLPGDGIGAEIVAEAVKVLEVVAEQTGHSFQFTYGKIGGCAIDEEGTPLPEETVLLCKEADAVLLGAVGGPKWDQNPGHLRPETGLLGIRKALGLFANLRPATMHESLVEASSLKPEVVAGVDLVVVRELTGGIYFGEKKRYIGEDGQDTAEDLLVYREEEVERIMRTAFDIARKRQKRLVSVDKANVLESSRLWRKVADQVATEYPDVELSHMLVDSCAMQLVRAPKQFDVIVTENMFGDILSDEAAMLTGSIGMLASASLASGSFGLYEPVHGSAPDIAGKGIANPLATILSVAMMLRYSLNLDEAADRVEQAVWAVLEAGHRTGDLTDNKAEAFGTVEMGQLVVAELKKAVISN; the protein is encoded by the coding sequence ATGACAAAAACCTTTAAAGTAGCCGTTCTTCCAGGGGATGGCATTGGAGCTGAAATTGTTGCAGAAGCAGTGAAAGTATTAGAGGTGGTGGCTGAACAAACAGGCCATTCATTCCAATTTACTTATGGTAAAATCGGCGGTTGCGCTATTGATGAAGAGGGTACTCCTTTGCCAGAGGAGACTGTACTCCTATGTAAAGAAGCGGATGCTGTGCTACTTGGTGCAGTCGGTGGACCAAAATGGGATCAAAATCCGGGTCATTTACGACCGGAAACAGGCTTGTTGGGGATTCGTAAAGCATTAGGTCTGTTTGCTAATCTGCGTCCTGCGACTATGCATGAAAGCCTTGTAGAAGCATCTTCTTTAAAGCCAGAAGTGGTCGCAGGGGTAGATTTAGTGGTTGTGCGTGAACTGACAGGCGGAATCTACTTCGGTGAGAAGAAGCGTTATATCGGAGAAGATGGTCAGGATACAGCAGAAGATCTGTTAGTGTACCGAGAGGAAGAAGTGGAGCGCATTATGCGTACTGCTTTTGACATCGCTCGTAAACGGCAAAAGAGGCTAGTATCGGTGGATAAGGCTAACGTGTTGGAAAGCTCACGTCTGTGGCGGAAAGTTGCTGATCAGGTTGCAACGGAGTACCCTGATGTGGAGTTATCGCACATGTTGGTTGACTCTTGCGCCATGCAGCTAGTACGAGCACCAAAGCAATTTGATGTGATTGTGACCGAGAATATGTTTGGTGATATTTTAAGTGACGAGGCTGCCATGTTGACTGGTTCCATCGGGATGTTGGCTTCCGCCAGCCTTGCTTCAGGTAGCTTCGGGTTGTATGAGCCAGTACATGGTTCAGCACCAGATATAGCAGGCAAAGGTATTGCCAATCCGCTGGCTACGATTTTATCTGTAGCGATGATGTTGCGGTATTCACTTAATCTGGATGAAGCAGCGGATCGTGTCGAGCAAGCGGTATGGGCGGTACTAGAAGCAGGTCATCGCACAGGTGATCTGACTGACAATAAAGCAGAGGCATTTGGTACTGTGGAAATGGGTCAGTTGGTTGTAGCTGAATTGAAAAAGGCAGTTATCTCTAATTAG
- a CDS encoding M42 family peptidase, giving the protein MEQKTEQMLRDLTEAHGVPGFEQEVRQVMKSYIEPYADELTYDNLGSLIAKKTGDANGPKVLIAGHLDEVGFMVTRITDEGFLKFQPLGGWWPQVMLAQRVHIQTKEGFLDGVIGSTPPHVMPMEQRRKMVEIKDMFIDIGASSKKEAEEFGVRLGDPIIPVCPFTVLKNPKMLMAKAWDNRMGCAAAIDLMKGLQGVEHPNTLYAAGTVMEEVGTRGAFTVANVVKPDIGIAVDVGIAGDTPGVNKNDAPSKAGAGVEIGLYDARMIAPQKLRDFVIETAERENIPYQLTSIPGGATDAAAFTLTGNGVPSIALSVATRYIHSHASVLHYDDYENLVKLLLALVKRLDKEKVAELTSFE; this is encoded by the coding sequence ATGGAACAAAAAACAGAACAAATGCTACGCGATCTAACAGAGGCTCATGGTGTACCGGGTTTTGAACAAGAAGTCCGTCAGGTTATGAAATCATACATAGAACCGTATGCAGATGAACTTACTTATGATAATCTAGGTAGCTTGATTGCTAAAAAAACAGGCGATGCTAATGGGCCAAAAGTGTTGATTGCTGGACACTTGGACGAAGTTGGTTTTATGGTGACGCGTATTACAGATGAAGGTTTTCTGAAATTTCAACCGTTGGGCGGATGGTGGCCACAGGTTATGCTGGCACAGCGGGTACATATTCAGACCAAGGAAGGTTTCCTAGATGGAGTAATCGGTTCTACTCCACCGCATGTTATGCCGATGGAACAACGCCGTAAAATGGTTGAGATCAAAGATATGTTTATTGATATTGGAGCTTCCAGTAAAAAAGAAGCAGAGGAGTTCGGAGTTCGTTTGGGTGATCCGATTATTCCGGTGTGTCCATTTACTGTGTTAAAAAATCCAAAAATGTTGATGGCGAAAGCATGGGATAACCGTATGGGATGTGCCGCTGCCATTGATTTAATGAAGGGTCTTCAAGGCGTTGAGCACCCAAATACGTTGTATGCGGCAGGAACTGTAATGGAAGAAGTAGGGACTCGTGGGGCTTTCACTGTGGCTAATGTAGTAAAACCTGATATCGGTATCGCAGTAGATGTGGGTATCGCTGGTGATACGCCTGGTGTTAACAAAAATGATGCCCCATCCAAAGCAGGCGCAGGTGTAGAAATCGGTCTATACGACGCACGTATGATTGCTCCGCAAAAACTGCGGGATTTTGTTATTGAGACAGCTGAAAGGGAAAACATACCGTATCAATTAACCTCAATTCCGGGTGGAGCTACAGACGCGGCAGCGTTTACTCTAACTGGTAACGGTGTACCGTCCATCGCACTCTCTGTAGCAACTCGTTATATTCATAGCCATGCATCTGTGCTTCATTATGATGATTACGAGAACTTAGTAAAATTATTACTTGCATTGGTTAAGCGCTTGGACAAAGAAAAGGTAGCAGAATTGACCTCTTTTGAATAA
- a CDS encoding DedA family protein, producing MSVDVLLQFIEQYGYLAIFFLLWLGIVGLPVPDELVVATGGLVAALGYLNPYYAFLAGYFGVVSGLSIGFFLGRWVGPPMLTRLAKKKKLGPYIDRSTALIQKYGTFSLFISYLLPVVRHLVPYVVAIGGMTFRKYALYSYTTGLVWALAFYFLGYFFGNHADHIIAVSRHYGFITLGVVIALIICVIIFRYCCIKKRAKKAREGDQK from the coding sequence ATGAGTGTGGATGTGTTACTTCAATTTATTGAACAATATGGCTATCTGGCCATCTTCTTTCTCTTATGGCTGGGCATTGTGGGTCTGCCTGTTCCTGATGAACTCGTAGTAGCGACAGGTGGATTAGTTGCTGCCCTTGGTTACTTGAATCCGTATTATGCCTTTCTTGCCGGCTATTTCGGAGTTGTTTCAGGTCTATCAATTGGTTTCTTTTTAGGTCGTTGGGTTGGTCCACCTATGCTGACTCGGTTAGCTAAGAAAAAGAAATTAGGACCTTATATCGATCGTTCGACTGCACTCATTCAAAAATACGGTACGTTTTCACTGTTTATCAGCTATTTGCTACCAGTGGTACGTCATTTAGTGCCATATGTTGTAGCAATCGGAGGCATGACTTTTCGTAAATATGCGTTATATTCCTACACCACTGGTCTGGTTTGGGCGTTGGCGTTCTATTTTCTCGGCTACTTCTTTGGTAATCATGCGGACCATATCATTGCTGTGAGCCGTCATTACGGATTTATAACATTGGGAGTGGTGATCGCTCTGATTATATGTGTGATCATTTTCCGCTATTGTTGCATAAAAAAACGTGCGAAAAAGGCACGAGAGGGGGATCAGAAGTGA
- a CDS encoding MogA/MoaB family molybdenum cofactor biosynthesis protein: MSTTEHKATAPKSVGVMVVTVSDTRDEETDKSGKLMKTLLEEAGHNTLLYHIVKDEPTQIQAVIEQGVQHEGVDVVLLNGGTGIAPRDHTYESVKGLLDKEMPGFGEIFRMLSYTEDIGSASILSRAIAGTYKGTAIFSTPGSTGAVKLAMIKLILPELGHVVRELRRTV; the protein is encoded by the coding sequence ATGAGCACAACCGAACATAAAGCGACCGCACCTAAAAGCGTGGGGGTAATGGTTGTCACTGTATCCGATACAAGAGACGAAGAGACGGATAAAAGCGGAAAACTGATGAAAACACTTTTAGAAGAGGCGGGGCATAATACTCTTCTCTACCATATTGTTAAGGACGAACCAACGCAAATTCAAGCTGTGATTGAACAAGGTGTACAACATGAGGGTGTAGATGTGGTTTTGCTTAACGGAGGGACGGGCATTGCTCCTCGCGATCATACATATGAATCTGTAAAAGGGTTGCTAGATAAGGAGATGCCGGGATTTGGCGAGATTTTTCGTATGCTAAGTTATACGGAGGATATTGGTTCCGCATCCATATTATCTAGAGCGATAGCTGGTACATATAAAGGAACCGCAATCTTTTCCACACCAGGTTCTACAGGAGCGGTTAAACTAGCAATGATCAAATTAATTCTGCCAGAGCTAGGACATGTTGTCAGAGAATTGCGCAGAACAGTATAA
- a CDS encoding DUF1294 domain-containing protein: MIPRKLVAHKRQRNIILLVGWIMLVTGGLLHHLLLISVAIGGINLYALCAMGWDKRLARKHNTWRIPEATFFLLAALGGAVGVGLGMLLWRHKTKHLSFCVLVPLCLLWNGGFFYVLWYYVLPYFV, translated from the coding sequence GTGATCCCACGAAAGTTAGTAGCTCATAAACGGCAGAGAAATATTATTCTTCTAGTAGGCTGGATTATGCTGGTAACTGGAGGTTTATTACATCATCTTCTGCTTATTTCAGTGGCTATTGGGGGTATTAATCTCTATGCGTTGTGTGCAATGGGCTGGGATAAACGTCTTGCTCGCAAACATAACACTTGGAGAATACCCGAAGCCACGTTTTTTTTGTTAGCTGCGCTTGGAGGTGCTGTTGGAGTGGGCCTAGGGATGTTGCTATGGCGTCATAAAACCAAGCATCTGTCATTTTGTGTTCTGGTACCACTTTGTTTATTATGGAATGGCGGGTTTTTTTATGTCCTGTGGTACTATGTGTTACCATATTTCGTATGA
- a CDS encoding Trk family potassium uptake protein, with protein sequence MLEKLIKKFHLSPPKVLVLGFALIIVIGAILLTLPIATNDGQGLSWINAFFTSTSATCVTGLVVTDTGTTFTMFGQLVILALIQVGGLGFMTLATFFALLMGKRISLKQRLLLQESLNQISIEGVVRLAKMLLIFTGLIELTGGILLTLRFAFDMPFAKALYYGMFHSISNFNNAGFDLMGEFSSLTKYVGDPIVNLTVCALIILGGIGFIVMAEVYEYRNTKRLSLHTKVVITTTAILIVLGTLFIFILEFTNAKTLQPLSPAGKFFGALYQSVTSRTAGSNTISIGDMRQSSLFFIIVLMFIGASPGSTGGGIKTTTFATLLGAVWAQIKGREDVIFYRQRILPHMIYKSLTVTMIALFIVIVVSMILTITEPGKDFLMILFETVSAFATVGLSMGLTPDLSDFGKIIISLTMFAGRVGPLTIAFALAQRNRKEYFRYPKGKIMIG encoded by the coding sequence ATGTTAGAAAAATTAATTAAAAAATTTCACCTAAGCCCTCCCAAGGTACTGGTATTAGGATTTGCGCTTATCATTGTAATTGGTGCCATCTTATTAACCCTTCCCATCGCAACGAACGACGGCCAAGGTCTATCGTGGATCAATGCCTTTTTTACCTCTACGTCTGCCACCTGCGTAACAGGACTAGTTGTAACGGATACTGGGACAACATTTACGATGTTTGGGCAACTGGTGATTTTAGCACTGATTCAAGTAGGTGGTTTGGGCTTCATGACCCTTGCCACATTTTTCGCCCTACTTATGGGAAAAAGAATTTCTTTAAAACAACGTCTATTATTGCAAGAATCACTAAATCAAATTTCCATCGAAGGGGTAGTCAGGCTTGCCAAGATGCTTCTTATCTTTACAGGGCTGATTGAATTGACTGGAGGAATTTTGCTGACGCTTCGCTTTGCCTTTGATATGCCTTTTGCCAAAGCTTTGTACTACGGCATGTTTCACTCCATCTCCAACTTTAACAATGCCGGATTCGATCTCATGGGGGAATTCAGTAGCTTAACCAAGTATGTAGGTGATCCCATCGTCAATTTGACGGTCTGTGCGCTGATTATTCTAGGCGGGATTGGATTTATTGTTATGGCGGAAGTGTACGAATATCGCAATACAAAACGTTTATCTTTACATACAAAAGTAGTTATAACTACCACAGCCATCTTGATTGTGTTAGGCACTCTATTTATTTTTATTCTAGAGTTCACCAATGCTAAGACCCTTCAACCACTATCACCCGCTGGTAAGTTTTTTGGGGCGCTGTATCAATCTGTTACGTCTAGAACGGCTGGTTCCAACACGATAAGCATTGGCGACATGCGTCAGTCCAGTCTGTTCTTTATCATTGTATTAATGTTCATCGGAGCGTCACCAGGTTCCACAGGTGGTGGTATTAAGACAACTACGTTTGCTACACTGTTAGGAGCTGTTTGGGCACAGATTAAAGGCAGGGAAGACGTTATTTTCTATCGCCAACGAATTCTGCCCCACATGATTTACAAATCGCTAACCGTAACGATGATTGCTTTGTTTATCGTAATTGTAGTTAGTATGATATTAACTATTACTGAGCCGGGCAAAGATTTTTTAATGATTCTCTTTGAAACCGTATCCGCCTTTGCAACGGTTGGATTATCCATGGGATTGACCCCTGATTTATCTGACTTCGGGAAAATCATCATCTCCTTGACCATGTTTGCTGGACGGGTAGGCCCATTGACCATCGCCTTTGCACTAGCCCAACGAAATCGGAAGGAGTACTTCCGCTATCCAAAGGGAAAAATTATGATTGGATAA